One genomic window of Halictus rubicundus isolate RS-2024b chromosome 12, iyHalRubi1_principal, whole genome shotgun sequence includes the following:
- the LOC143359924 gene encoding ubiquitin-protein ligase E3B isoform X2, with protein sequence MFKAEESSKDSFLQQTKAAREERAHEKDREVAVTLIQAYVRGWLTRKRILEDFDTNFLNDGRMENKTELKPALHMYKIIAKFLYVYKKERDQGRIEKLCRYLVSTLDSKSLETSYIGLLIKDRYISWILQMKKLLLYCLNGLDNLNPKEASDHKSILLRLSTLISFTSPATWAIQKVEGMEVLRAGMNQLCANIMGHLVNNGFYPTMQAFLMKGLGRKEIALKPVTLTVAVTLAMRPLISSQMSDKLVSLFLINVFSVPALVYHLNNISSECISSFITYNLFARSMDLLNSEQNLKIVSNAFERSYALCLLANLIHLANIEREEVFRELYFPSFTFVVTKMLEACQQYVVAKRSNLTHWHPILGWLTQKIDKTLQEPIPYVKLQLQYLWTGRLVTQLIGQPLTELIEKEIPPSVEQQSTSVGTNIFRRAFLEARTNRNNNTKNYRKLGSPETTKIALICSLYQIALHTLTQMKMEILTGLCYHDKILYHMYLFLGTLGPHCGLKAFLDHLAANTKCTAPEFQMLILLSDCMTHYVTILDDMEMYEHQEPFKLSDFVTISYFLNQFLYKAVLNNLFDQKSVPTNPLFTSLHTLLMAIYRRDCRRTFCPDGHWLAKEVRVWEKRGAALLLSKMPHVIPHSERVVLFRKQVVNEKAVLGLTESACNSTITTLIVVHRTRIVEDGYRQLAMLPSQALKGLIRVRFVNEQGLPEAGIDQDGVFKEFLEETTKKVFDPSLNLFKTTSENRLYPSPTSSVQDNHLQLFEFVGRILGKAVYEGIVVDVPFASFFVSQFSGQTGGALYSWLDELASLDKDLYRSLTLVKHYKGDVSQLELTFSLDEDVLGKLVTHELIPGGRAVPVTNENKFYYIHLMAHFRMHMQIKDQTAAFIKGFRSIINPDWLALFSTPELQRLISGDNVPLDLRDLRKHTKYYGGFHDSHRVVCWLWDILEKDFSEEERGMFLKFVTSCSKSPLLGFAHLDPPFTIRCVEVGDDEDTGDTIGSVIRGFFTIRKKDPQNRLPTSSTCFNLLKLPNYQKKSTLREKLRYAVTSNTGFELS encoded by the exons ATGTTCAAAGCTGAGGAGTCGTCCAAGGACAGCTTTCTTCAGCAAACGAAGGCCGCCAGGGAAGAAAGAGCCCACGAGAAGGACAGAGAAGTCGCTGTCACCTTAATTCAAGCTTATGTTAGGGGTTGGTTGACCCGTAAAAGAATACT GGAGGACTTTGACACAAACTTTCTGAACGATGGTCGTATGGAAAACAAAACCGAGCTGAAACCAGCATTGCACATGTACAAGATTATTGCtaaatttttgtatgtatataagAAAGAAAGGGATCAAGgaagaatagaaaaattgtgTAG ATATCTAGTGTCGACTCTTGATTCTAAGTCTTTGGAGACTTCGTACATAGGACTGTTGATCAAAGATCGCTACATATCATGGATATTACAGATGAAGAAACTGCTACTTTATTGCTTGAACGGCTTAGATAATCTTAACCCGAAAGAAGCGTCTGACCATAAATCCATCCTTTTGAGATTAAGCACGCTAATTAGCTTTACATCGCCAGCGACATGGGCCATTCAAAAAGTAGAGGGAATGGAAGTGCTGAGAGCTGGGATGAATCAACTTTGCGCCAATATAATGGGCCACCTAGTCAACAATGGATTTTACCCTACTATGCAG GCTTTCCTGATGAAGGGATTGGGTAGAAAGGAAATTGCTTTGAAACCGGTTACCCTTACAGTGGCAGTTACATTGGCGATGAGGCCGTTAATATCTTCCCAAATGTCGGACAAATTGGTATCTCTGTTTTTAATTAATGTCTTCAGTGTCCCTGCACTGGTCTATCACCTGAACAACATTTCCTCAGAG TGTATTTCATCGTTTATCACCTACAATTTGTTTGCTCGAAGCATGGACCTGTTGAATTCTGAGCAGAATTTAAAGATAGTTTCGAATGCGTTTGAACGTAGCTACGCGCTATGTTTATTAGCTAATTTAATACACTTGGCTAATATTGAGAGAGAGGAGGTATTCAGGGAGCTATATTTTCCTTCTTTCAcg TTTGTTGTAACGAAAATGTTGGAAGCATGTCAACAATACGTTGTCGCAAAGAGGAGTAACTTAACGCACTGGCACCCAATTCTTGGGTGGCTGACACAGAAGATTGACAAAACTTTGCAAGAACCCATACCATATGTTAAATTACAGTTGCAATATCTGTGGACGGGAAGATTAGTTACACAGTTAATcg GTCAACCGTTAACGGAACTCATTGAAAAAGAGATACCTCCGTCGGTAGAACAACAAAGTACATCTGTTGGTACTAACATTTTTAGAAGAGCATTTTTGGAAGCACGTACAAATAGGAATAATAAtactaaaaattatagaaaattgGGAAGTCCAGAAACTACTAAAATAGCGTTAATATGTTCCTTGTACCAAATTGCGTTGCATACACTTACACAaatgaaaatggaaatattAACTG GCTTGTGCTACCACGACAAAATTTTGTATCACATgtatttattccttggaacactGGGTCCACACTGTGGTTTAAAAGCGTTTTTAGACCATCTAGCTGCTAACACGAAATGCACAGCGCCTGAATTTCAAATGTTGATATTGCTCTCGGATTGCATGACACACTATGTCAC aatCTTAGACGACATGGAAATGTACGAGCACCAAGAACCGTTCAAGCTTTCCGACTTCGTGACGATATCATATTTTTTGAATCAGTTTTTGTACAAGGCTGTACTGAACAACTTGTTTG ACCAGAAATCGGTACCTACCAATCCTCTGTTCACCTCTCTTCACACACTCTTAATGGCAATCTATCGGCGAGACTGTAGACGAACGTTTTGCCCAGATGGACATTGGTTGGCCAAG GAAGTACGAGTGTGGGAAAAACGCGGAGCTGCTCTTCTGCTTTCGAAGATGCCTCACGTAATTCCGCATTCTGAACGCGTGGTGCTGTTTCGCAAGCAAGTTGTCAACGAGAAAGCCGTATTGGGTTTGACCGAGAGCGCTTGCAACAGTACCATAACGACGCTGATCGTTGTCCACAG GACGCGTATAGTTGAGGATGGATATCGCCAGCTCGCAATGTTGCCTTCCCAGGCGTTGAAAGGTCTGATCAGAGTGCGTTTTGTAAACGAGCAGGGTTTGCCCGAGGCCGGCATCGACCAGGACGGAGTGTTCAAAGAGTTCTTGGAAGAAACGACGAAGAAAGTTTTCGATCCATCCTTGAATCTGTTCAAAACTACGTCGGAGAATCGACTTTATCCGTCTCCGACGTCGTCCGTGCAAGATAATCATTTGCAATTGTTCGAATTCGTTGGCCGTATACTAGGCAAAGCTGTGTACGAA GGTATTGTTGTGGACGTACCTTTCGCCTCATTCTTCGTTTCCCAATTTTCTGGGCAAACTGGCGGGGCACTGTACAGCTGGTTAGACGAGTTGGCTTCGCTAGACAAAGATTTGTACCGGAGTCTCACTCTGGTGAAACATTACAAGGGTGACGTTAGCCAGCTAGAATTGACTTTCTCTCTCGACGAGGACGTTCTAGGCAAGCTAGTTACGCACGAATTAATTCCTGGAGGGCGAGCGGTGCCGGTCACcaatgaaaataaattctacTACATACACTTGATGGCTCATTTCAGAATGCACATGCAAATCAAGGATCAGACGGCCGCTTTCATCAAAGGGTTCCGTTCTATAATTAATCCCGATTGGTTGGCGTTGTTTTCAACACCAGAA CTACAACGACTAATTTCGGGCGACAATGTCCCATTAGACTTGCGGGACTTGCGAAAACATACGAAATACTATGGCGGTTTCCACGATAGCCACCGCGTGGTATGTTGGCTGTGGGACATTTTGGAGAAAGATTTCTCGGAGGAGGAAAGGGGCATGTTCCTCAAG TTTGTCACCAGCTGCTCCAAATCGCCTTTGTTGGGTTTCGCTCATTTGGATCCACCGTTTACTATCCGTTGCGTAGAAGTTGGCGACGATGAAGACACGGGTGACACAATCG GTAGCGTAATCAGAGGATTCTTTACAATTCGCAAGAAGGATCCGCAGAATCGTCTGCCCACGTCGTCCACATGTTTTAATCTACTTAAACTACCGAACTACCAGAAGAAGAGCACGCTAAGAGAGAAGCTGCGTTACGCGGTCACCAGCAACACCGGTTTCGAGCTGTCTTAA
- the LOC143359924 gene encoding ubiquitin-protein ligase E3B isoform X3, producing MKKLLLYCLNGLDNLNPKEASDHKSILLRLSTLISFTSPATWAIQKVEGMEVLRAGMNQLCANIMGHLVNNGFYPTMQAFLMKGLGRKEIALKPVTLTVAVTLAMRPLISSQMSDKLVSLFLINVFSVPALVYHLNNISSECISSFITYNLFARSMDLLNSEQNLKIVSNAFERSYALCLLANLIHLANIEREEVFRELYFPSFTFVVTKMLEACQQYVVAKRSNLTHWHPILGWLTQKIDKTLQEPIPYVKLQLQYLWTGRLVTQLIGQPLTELIEKEIPPSVEQQSTSVGTNIFRRAFLEARTNRNNNTKNYRKLGSPETTKIALICSLYQIALHTLTQMKMEILTGLCYHDKILYHMYLFLGTLGPHCGLKAFLDHLAANTKCTAPEFQMLILLSDCMTHYVTILDDMEMYEHQEPFKLSDFVTISYFLNQFLYKAVLNNLFDVPDQKSVPTNPLFTSLHTLLMAIYRRDCRRTFCPDGHWLAKEVRVWEKRGAALLLSKMPHVIPHSERVVLFRKQVVNEKAVLGLTESACNSTITTLIVVHRTRIVEDGYRQLAMLPSQALKGLIRVRFVNEQGLPEAGIDQDGVFKEFLEETTKKVFDPSLNLFKTTSENRLYPSPTSSVQDNHLQLFEFVGRILGKAVYEGIVVDVPFASFFVSQFSGQTGGALYSWLDELASLDKDLYRSLTLVKHYKGDVSQLELTFSLDEDVLGKLVTHELIPGGRAVPVTNENKFYYIHLMAHFRMHMQIKDQTAAFIKGFRSIINPDWLALFSTPELQRLISGDNVPLDLRDLRKHTKYYGGFHDSHRVVCWLWDILEKDFSEEERGMFLKFVTSCSKSPLLGFAHLDPPFTIRCVEVGDDEDTGDTIGSVIRGFFTIRKKDPQNRLPTSSTCFNLLKLPNYQKKSTLREKLRYAVTSNTGFELS from the exons ATGAAGAAACTGCTACTTTATTGCTTGAACGGCTTAGATAATCTTAACCCGAAAGAAGCGTCTGACCATAAATCCATCCTTTTGAGATTAAGCACGCTAATTAGCTTTACATCGCCAGCGACATGGGCCATTCAAAAAGTAGAGGGAATGGAAGTGCTGAGAGCTGGGATGAATCAACTTTGCGCCAATATAATGGGCCACCTAGTCAACAATGGATTTTACCCTACTATGCAG GCTTTCCTGATGAAGGGATTGGGTAGAAAGGAAATTGCTTTGAAACCGGTTACCCTTACAGTGGCAGTTACATTGGCGATGAGGCCGTTAATATCTTCCCAAATGTCGGACAAATTGGTATCTCTGTTTTTAATTAATGTCTTCAGTGTCCCTGCACTGGTCTATCACCTGAACAACATTTCCTCAGAG TGTATTTCATCGTTTATCACCTACAATTTGTTTGCTCGAAGCATGGACCTGTTGAATTCTGAGCAGAATTTAAAGATAGTTTCGAATGCGTTTGAACGTAGCTACGCGCTATGTTTATTAGCTAATTTAATACACTTGGCTAATATTGAGAGAGAGGAGGTATTCAGGGAGCTATATTTTCCTTCTTTCAcg TTTGTTGTAACGAAAATGTTGGAAGCATGTCAACAATACGTTGTCGCAAAGAGGAGTAACTTAACGCACTGGCACCCAATTCTTGGGTGGCTGACACAGAAGATTGACAAAACTTTGCAAGAACCCATACCATATGTTAAATTACAGTTGCAATATCTGTGGACGGGAAGATTAGTTACACAGTTAATcg GTCAACCGTTAACGGAACTCATTGAAAAAGAGATACCTCCGTCGGTAGAACAACAAAGTACATCTGTTGGTACTAACATTTTTAGAAGAGCATTTTTGGAAGCACGTACAAATAGGAATAATAAtactaaaaattatagaaaattgGGAAGTCCAGAAACTACTAAAATAGCGTTAATATGTTCCTTGTACCAAATTGCGTTGCATACACTTACACAaatgaaaatggaaatattAACTG GCTTGTGCTACCACGACAAAATTTTGTATCACATgtatttattccttggaacactGGGTCCACACTGTGGTTTAAAAGCGTTTTTAGACCATCTAGCTGCTAACACGAAATGCACAGCGCCTGAATTTCAAATGTTGATATTGCTCTCGGATTGCATGACACACTATGTCAC aatCTTAGACGACATGGAAATGTACGAGCACCAAGAACCGTTCAAGCTTTCCGACTTCGTGACGATATCATATTTTTTGAATCAGTTTTTGTACAAGGCTGTACTGAACAACTTGTTTG ATGTTCCAGACCAGAAATCGGTACCTACCAATCCTCTGTTCACCTCTCTTCACACACTCTTAATGGCAATCTATCGGCGAGACTGTAGACGAACGTTTTGCCCAGATGGACATTGGTTGGCCAAG GAAGTACGAGTGTGGGAAAAACGCGGAGCTGCTCTTCTGCTTTCGAAGATGCCTCACGTAATTCCGCATTCTGAACGCGTGGTGCTGTTTCGCAAGCAAGTTGTCAACGAGAAAGCCGTATTGGGTTTGACCGAGAGCGCTTGCAACAGTACCATAACGACGCTGATCGTTGTCCACAG GACGCGTATAGTTGAGGATGGATATCGCCAGCTCGCAATGTTGCCTTCCCAGGCGTTGAAAGGTCTGATCAGAGTGCGTTTTGTAAACGAGCAGGGTTTGCCCGAGGCCGGCATCGACCAGGACGGAGTGTTCAAAGAGTTCTTGGAAGAAACGACGAAGAAAGTTTTCGATCCATCCTTGAATCTGTTCAAAACTACGTCGGAGAATCGACTTTATCCGTCTCCGACGTCGTCCGTGCAAGATAATCATTTGCAATTGTTCGAATTCGTTGGCCGTATACTAGGCAAAGCTGTGTACGAA GGTATTGTTGTGGACGTACCTTTCGCCTCATTCTTCGTTTCCCAATTTTCTGGGCAAACTGGCGGGGCACTGTACAGCTGGTTAGACGAGTTGGCTTCGCTAGACAAAGATTTGTACCGGAGTCTCACTCTGGTGAAACATTACAAGGGTGACGTTAGCCAGCTAGAATTGACTTTCTCTCTCGACGAGGACGTTCTAGGCAAGCTAGTTACGCACGAATTAATTCCTGGAGGGCGAGCGGTGCCGGTCACcaatgaaaataaattctacTACATACACTTGATGGCTCATTTCAGAATGCACATGCAAATCAAGGATCAGACGGCCGCTTTCATCAAAGGGTTCCGTTCTATAATTAATCCCGATTGGTTGGCGTTGTTTTCAACACCAGAA CTACAACGACTAATTTCGGGCGACAATGTCCCATTAGACTTGCGGGACTTGCGAAAACATACGAAATACTATGGCGGTTTCCACGATAGCCACCGCGTGGTATGTTGGCTGTGGGACATTTTGGAGAAAGATTTCTCGGAGGAGGAAAGGGGCATGTTCCTCAAG TTTGTCACCAGCTGCTCCAAATCGCCTTTGTTGGGTTTCGCTCATTTGGATCCACCGTTTACTATCCGTTGCGTAGAAGTTGGCGACGATGAAGACACGGGTGACACAATCG GTAGCGTAATCAGAGGATTCTTTACAATTCGCAAGAAGGATCCGCAGAATCGTCTGCCCACGTCGTCCACATGTTTTAATCTACTTAAACTACCGAACTACCAGAAGAAGAGCACGCTAAGAGAGAAGCTGCGTTACGCGGTCACCAGCAACACCGGTTTCGAGCTGTCTTAA
- the LOC143359924 gene encoding ubiquitin-protein ligase E3B isoform X1, producing MFKAEESSKDSFLQQTKAAREERAHEKDREVAVTLIQAYVRGWLTRKRILEDFDTNFLNDGRMENKTELKPALHMYKIIAKFLYVYKKERDQGRIEKLCRYLVSTLDSKSLETSYIGLLIKDRYISWILQMKKLLLYCLNGLDNLNPKEASDHKSILLRLSTLISFTSPATWAIQKVEGMEVLRAGMNQLCANIMGHLVNNGFYPTMQAFLMKGLGRKEIALKPVTLTVAVTLAMRPLISSQMSDKLVSLFLINVFSVPALVYHLNNISSECISSFITYNLFARSMDLLNSEQNLKIVSNAFERSYALCLLANLIHLANIEREEVFRELYFPSFTFVVTKMLEACQQYVVAKRSNLTHWHPILGWLTQKIDKTLQEPIPYVKLQLQYLWTGRLVTQLIGQPLTELIEKEIPPSVEQQSTSVGTNIFRRAFLEARTNRNNNTKNYRKLGSPETTKIALICSLYQIALHTLTQMKMEILTGLCYHDKILYHMYLFLGTLGPHCGLKAFLDHLAANTKCTAPEFQMLILLSDCMTHYVTILDDMEMYEHQEPFKLSDFVTISYFLNQFLYKAVLNNLFDVPDQKSVPTNPLFTSLHTLLMAIYRRDCRRTFCPDGHWLAKEVRVWEKRGAALLLSKMPHVIPHSERVVLFRKQVVNEKAVLGLTESACNSTITTLIVVHRTRIVEDGYRQLAMLPSQALKGLIRVRFVNEQGLPEAGIDQDGVFKEFLEETTKKVFDPSLNLFKTTSENRLYPSPTSSVQDNHLQLFEFVGRILGKAVYEGIVVDVPFASFFVSQFSGQTGGALYSWLDELASLDKDLYRSLTLVKHYKGDVSQLELTFSLDEDVLGKLVTHELIPGGRAVPVTNENKFYYIHLMAHFRMHMQIKDQTAAFIKGFRSIINPDWLALFSTPELQRLISGDNVPLDLRDLRKHTKYYGGFHDSHRVVCWLWDILEKDFSEEERGMFLKFVTSCSKSPLLGFAHLDPPFTIRCVEVGDDEDTGDTIGSVIRGFFTIRKKDPQNRLPTSSTCFNLLKLPNYQKKSTLREKLRYAVTSNTGFELS from the exons ATGTTCAAAGCTGAGGAGTCGTCCAAGGACAGCTTTCTTCAGCAAACGAAGGCCGCCAGGGAAGAAAGAGCCCACGAGAAGGACAGAGAAGTCGCTGTCACCTTAATTCAAGCTTATGTTAGGGGTTGGTTGACCCGTAAAAGAATACT GGAGGACTTTGACACAAACTTTCTGAACGATGGTCGTATGGAAAACAAAACCGAGCTGAAACCAGCATTGCACATGTACAAGATTATTGCtaaatttttgtatgtatataagAAAGAAAGGGATCAAGgaagaatagaaaaattgtgTAG ATATCTAGTGTCGACTCTTGATTCTAAGTCTTTGGAGACTTCGTACATAGGACTGTTGATCAAAGATCGCTACATATCATGGATATTACAGATGAAGAAACTGCTACTTTATTGCTTGAACGGCTTAGATAATCTTAACCCGAAAGAAGCGTCTGACCATAAATCCATCCTTTTGAGATTAAGCACGCTAATTAGCTTTACATCGCCAGCGACATGGGCCATTCAAAAAGTAGAGGGAATGGAAGTGCTGAGAGCTGGGATGAATCAACTTTGCGCCAATATAATGGGCCACCTAGTCAACAATGGATTTTACCCTACTATGCAG GCTTTCCTGATGAAGGGATTGGGTAGAAAGGAAATTGCTTTGAAACCGGTTACCCTTACAGTGGCAGTTACATTGGCGATGAGGCCGTTAATATCTTCCCAAATGTCGGACAAATTGGTATCTCTGTTTTTAATTAATGTCTTCAGTGTCCCTGCACTGGTCTATCACCTGAACAACATTTCCTCAGAG TGTATTTCATCGTTTATCACCTACAATTTGTTTGCTCGAAGCATGGACCTGTTGAATTCTGAGCAGAATTTAAAGATAGTTTCGAATGCGTTTGAACGTAGCTACGCGCTATGTTTATTAGCTAATTTAATACACTTGGCTAATATTGAGAGAGAGGAGGTATTCAGGGAGCTATATTTTCCTTCTTTCAcg TTTGTTGTAACGAAAATGTTGGAAGCATGTCAACAATACGTTGTCGCAAAGAGGAGTAACTTAACGCACTGGCACCCAATTCTTGGGTGGCTGACACAGAAGATTGACAAAACTTTGCAAGAACCCATACCATATGTTAAATTACAGTTGCAATATCTGTGGACGGGAAGATTAGTTACACAGTTAATcg GTCAACCGTTAACGGAACTCATTGAAAAAGAGATACCTCCGTCGGTAGAACAACAAAGTACATCTGTTGGTACTAACATTTTTAGAAGAGCATTTTTGGAAGCACGTACAAATAGGAATAATAAtactaaaaattatagaaaattgGGAAGTCCAGAAACTACTAAAATAGCGTTAATATGTTCCTTGTACCAAATTGCGTTGCATACACTTACACAaatgaaaatggaaatattAACTG GCTTGTGCTACCACGACAAAATTTTGTATCACATgtatttattccttggaacactGGGTCCACACTGTGGTTTAAAAGCGTTTTTAGACCATCTAGCTGCTAACACGAAATGCACAGCGCCTGAATTTCAAATGTTGATATTGCTCTCGGATTGCATGACACACTATGTCAC aatCTTAGACGACATGGAAATGTACGAGCACCAAGAACCGTTCAAGCTTTCCGACTTCGTGACGATATCATATTTTTTGAATCAGTTTTTGTACAAGGCTGTACTGAACAACTTGTTTG ATGTTCCAGACCAGAAATCGGTACCTACCAATCCTCTGTTCACCTCTCTTCACACACTCTTAATGGCAATCTATCGGCGAGACTGTAGACGAACGTTTTGCCCAGATGGACATTGGTTGGCCAAG GAAGTACGAGTGTGGGAAAAACGCGGAGCTGCTCTTCTGCTTTCGAAGATGCCTCACGTAATTCCGCATTCTGAACGCGTGGTGCTGTTTCGCAAGCAAGTTGTCAACGAGAAAGCCGTATTGGGTTTGACCGAGAGCGCTTGCAACAGTACCATAACGACGCTGATCGTTGTCCACAG GACGCGTATAGTTGAGGATGGATATCGCCAGCTCGCAATGTTGCCTTCCCAGGCGTTGAAAGGTCTGATCAGAGTGCGTTTTGTAAACGAGCAGGGTTTGCCCGAGGCCGGCATCGACCAGGACGGAGTGTTCAAAGAGTTCTTGGAAGAAACGACGAAGAAAGTTTTCGATCCATCCTTGAATCTGTTCAAAACTACGTCGGAGAATCGACTTTATCCGTCTCCGACGTCGTCCGTGCAAGATAATCATTTGCAATTGTTCGAATTCGTTGGCCGTATACTAGGCAAAGCTGTGTACGAA GGTATTGTTGTGGACGTACCTTTCGCCTCATTCTTCGTTTCCCAATTTTCTGGGCAAACTGGCGGGGCACTGTACAGCTGGTTAGACGAGTTGGCTTCGCTAGACAAAGATTTGTACCGGAGTCTCACTCTGGTGAAACATTACAAGGGTGACGTTAGCCAGCTAGAATTGACTTTCTCTCTCGACGAGGACGTTCTAGGCAAGCTAGTTACGCACGAATTAATTCCTGGAGGGCGAGCGGTGCCGGTCACcaatgaaaataaattctacTACATACACTTGATGGCTCATTTCAGAATGCACATGCAAATCAAGGATCAGACGGCCGCTTTCATCAAAGGGTTCCGTTCTATAATTAATCCCGATTGGTTGGCGTTGTTTTCAACACCAGAA CTACAACGACTAATTTCGGGCGACAATGTCCCATTAGACTTGCGGGACTTGCGAAAACATACGAAATACTATGGCGGTTTCCACGATAGCCACCGCGTGGTATGTTGGCTGTGGGACATTTTGGAGAAAGATTTCTCGGAGGAGGAAAGGGGCATGTTCCTCAAG TTTGTCACCAGCTGCTCCAAATCGCCTTTGTTGGGTTTCGCTCATTTGGATCCACCGTTTACTATCCGTTGCGTAGAAGTTGGCGACGATGAAGACACGGGTGACACAATCG GTAGCGTAATCAGAGGATTCTTTACAATTCGCAAGAAGGATCCGCAGAATCGTCTGCCCACGTCGTCCACATGTTTTAATCTACTTAAACTACCGAACTACCAGAAGAAGAGCACGCTAAGAGAGAAGCTGCGTTACGCGGTCACCAGCAACACCGGTTTCGAGCTGTCTTAA